GACACCAAGAAATGTCACTATTTTAAAGTTAACTTACTAAGCTTTGGTTTGTAGCTTTGAGTAATTTCTCCCTCTGGGAAGAGAAGATTCCCAGTTTCCTagcaaaacagtttttctaGGCATAGAAAAGTCCAAGAAAACAATGCAGTTGTAATTCTTAGGAAAAACAATTCATACATACTTCTAACCATAATATCTGAACCTAAAACTATAAAAGCTCTGTTATTTACTTCAGGCAATAAAAAAGCAGCCTCAGAAAAGACAATTCATTAGTATCATTAATAGGCAATTCTGCATTCATCATTACTATTAATATTaatatctgattttttaaaCATTGGGAAGCATGTTCACAATTAACTTTCGCTATGCTCATTGAACTTCATTACACATACAACATGACCCGAGGACAAGACCTCCTCTTACTGTATCTCGAAATGTATTATATTACTACAGTATAGTACATAATATTGTGCAATATCTATGTAATATATAGGTATATAAGAGTGTGTTTTCTCTTACACAGTACCACAAAATTTTCTGTACAGAGATTTCTGAAATTGAGGTATATAGACATATGCATCCAAGTAAATTCTAAGGCTGAGATGTTGTAATAAGATCATTTGATGTAAATTAACATTATTAATATCTAGTATCTCTCACAGAGTTACTCATAATGATATCTTACCTGAGCTTCAGAATACTAAAGAAGCTCCTTTGCCATAGCATCTGCAAAACAACAATATGATGTGTATTGTACCTCTCGAGAATCCATAAGCTGTGGTTACCTAGTTTCAATCTAGATTGCCCCGAGATCACTTCCAGTCCAAGATACTGTACAAACAGAGCTGTATGACATCTCAAAGCACAAGCTGAAGTCAGAAGAAAGCTTGTACTTTCAAATGAAGTTTTGACCTCAATAGAAGTAGTTTAAACTGTTTTCCTATTAATTTTAAGTACACCGTTTTTATAAGGTTGTGATTAATGTTTGATACATGCAACTAGCACATCGTACAGTAAagtgagaaaagagaaaacagaatgatGTTTCAATGAGAACAAAAAATAGAAGATCTTTAATCAGGCAACCATTTCATGCTGTATTTATCCTTTGAAGAATGTCATTCCTTTATATCCGAAGtcacaaacataaaaaaagaaaataaacaggcaacatttttcttctattcaCCTTCTTACCCACCACCCTACCCATTCAGTAGACTGCATTACATCAGATGATATATTCTGACCACCACCTAGCACCAACCTGCTTCCAGATGCAGTATCATCATTTTGGATTAATTTTACCTATCTTACATTCTATCTCCTCCACCCTCACCTATGTTCAACACAGATACTCAGACCTAGAGCCCTCACTTTTGAAGGTCATTTGAGAATCCATGCTTGACCTAGAACAAAGGAGAAGTCTTTCTGACTCATCTGTGTACCTTCGtgcccagagctgctctcctgcacTCACTGTTCGAGGCTTCAGAGATAGTGTTTCAAATTTCACATAGGTCTCTTTTGCAAGGTCAGCTTCCTTTGCAGTTTTTGGTTTCACatgaagttttaaaactttgtagagtaagaaaaatatcaaaggtAAAACAACCACACATGCTGCACTGCTGGCCAATATCAGAATAGAAAACTGAGAGCTGTTTTCATCATTTAACCTATCAGTGGAGAAAATAACGCACTGCTCTTTTGTAGGTGGCACTCCTTTGGGTGAGACACATGCCATATATTGAGTACTAGGTTGCAAACCATCAATTGTGACTTTGTTTTTGCTAGAATCGGTGCTCAGAGGCAACATATCTTTCTCACCATACTTTGAGTATAACACAGTCACTGCAGAGTTGCTTGTGGCATTGACAGTTTTCCAAGTTAAGGTCACTCTCTCATCAGTTTCACTGATCACTCTTAGGTTCTTTACAGTAACATTTTGCTCAGCCATACCTGCTGTATTCAATGAAGTCTCCTCACCTTTCTTGCTTATCTCCCCagtctgctttttgtttccatttgtcACTGcctttggatttttctttccatcaaaCAGGGGCCTGGATTGCTTCTTTTCAGTAAACTTGACGCTCGTTGATCTTTCAGTGCTAACCAGTGCTGTGGTGGTCGGTGTGGTGGGAAGAGGTGTGGTTGTCCTCTCAGGTTCCGGCTTGGATTCCTCCTGAGTGGTATTCTGTCTCTCTGCCTCTTGCTTCCTTCCATACTTCTGTGGTGACACAGTTGTAGTAACTACACCAACCACTGTGACAGTAACAGAAGCTTCTGACATTCCTGCTAAGTTCTTGGCTTTACATCTGTATTCTCCTGCATCCTTGTATGAAATCCCTGTCAAGCTTATTATGGACCATCTGACACCCTCTCCAGGTGTTTCTTGAATTACtacaggaaaaagcaaagagtaAAACATTATAAAAGGGGACAAGAGAAAATATTAGACTACTTATTCCGTTATTTCTGCCAGACGGAATCACATgtattaaactttaaaaaacaaacaaacaaacaaacccaccaaaaaacaccaaaacgAAACTAAACCCCACACACAAAGTATGGAACTCCCTGACATACTATATTACTGCAGAAAAGTGCTCAGCTTGGGTCAAAATGGAATTGAATGTCTGGAGGAATTACAATATAATTGGCAGTTTCActaagtaaaacaaaacctcaTAACGAGAAATCAAATGTCTTAAAGCTGCTAAGTGACTAGGAAATACAAGTCTCACTGACTGAGTGACACTGAACACACTAgccatttaaaacatttttggaaatTACCtttgtcttaaaatatttcagtgctttggaCTATTACCTTCTTCGGATCTACGATTTAAGATAACTGCTAACTACTTGGCATtagcaagaaacattttttatatttaagttACTGCATAAATATCTATCATAGCAGCTAGAACAATATCAGACAATCACAGCCTCTTCAGCATTCAAGATGGGTGTTGCAAATAAACAATAAACATTTGCAAATAACatagaaaacattattttggaTAATCCTATGTTTACAAAGCTGAGTTTTAAGTGGCTCAGTTATGGCCTCACTAGCTTTTTTAACATTAACATTTTGAACCCAAATGGAGATTCCAGCAACGGattctcctttctgcttttcagcttctgagTTAGGGACCAACTATCCCAATGCCCATTCTCCTTAATCCTTCCCCCGCTTCATCCATTTCCCCCCGTCCATGCATATTGTTCTTATTACAGACCACATCCATAATCAGAATGGTCTGTTGAACCTGTTCAGACCGAGACCTAGACAAAGAATTTCATAACAGCTGTTGCATGGATACAATTGCCAGCTTGGTGCAATACCTGGTCCATTGTTACTTATTATAATGATCTCAAAGCACAAGCAACCCAACAATTTCAGGCTCTCCCATTTCCTATAAAAGAGCAATTATACCTGTATAGTTCACTGGTATATTGTCTGACCTAGTCCAAGTAAGCTGTGGTGTTGGGTACCCAGTCGCATCACAGCGTAGCAGAACGTTGCTTCCCAGCGGGGAAGTGATTTTTGTCGCCGATGTCATCACAGATGGTTTAAGACACTGCTCTAACTCAGCTCTCTGGAACAAGATTCCTGCCAGACTCTCAGGTCCACTACATGAAATCAATGGATCAAGAAGTACAACGGAGTTGTCCACAATTTTGGAAAATTCAATTAG
The Haliaeetus albicilla chromosome 1, bHalAlb1.1, whole genome shotgun sequence DNA segment above includes these coding regions:
- the LRIT3 gene encoding leucine-rich repeat, immunoglobulin-like domain and transmembrane domain-containing protein 3 isoform X2, producing MYLFIYFYLLMSFFEEVHGFCPSQCTCVYHGRSDGTGTRSVLCNDPDMYEIPVNVPVDTVKLRIEKTVIRRIPTEAFYYLVDLKYLWVTYNCVANIDISSFYNLKQLHELRLDGNLLSTFPWESLAEMPNLRTLDLHNNKVTSIPADAGRYLRNLTYLDISSNKLTTLPSDLMDIWPPFSEAVLSKNTDILATQRVILGLQDNPWFCDCRISKLIEFSKIVDNSVVLLDPLISCSGPESLAGILFQRAELEQCLKPSVMTSATKITSPLGSNVLLRCDATGYPTPQLTWTRSDNIPVNYTVIQETPGEGVRWSIISLTGISYKDAGEYRCKAKNLAGMSEASVTVTVVGVVTTTVSPQKYGRKQEAERQNTTQEESKPEPERTTTPLPTTPTTTALVSTERSTSVKFTEKKQSRPLFDGKKNPKAVTNGNKKQTGEISKKGEETSLNTAGMAEQNVTVKNLRVISETDERVTLTWKTVNATSNSAVTVLYSKYGEKDMLPLSTDSSKNKVTIDGLQPSTQYMACVSPKGVPPTKEQCVIFSTDRLNDENSSQFSILILASSAACVVVLPLIFFLLYKVLKLHVKPKTAKEADLAKETYVKFETLSLKPRTVSAGEQLWARRFQTFQET
- the LRIT3 gene encoding leucine-rich repeat, immunoglobulin-like domain and transmembrane domain-containing protein 3 isoform X1, translated to MYLFIYFYLLMSFFEEVHGFCPSQCTCVYHGRSDGTGTRSVLCNDPDMYEIPVNVPVDTVKLRIEKTVIRRIPTEAFYYLVDLKYLWVTYNCVANIDISSFYNLKQLHELRLDGNLLSTFPWESLAEMPNLRTLDLHNNKVTSIPADAGRYLRNLTYLDISSNKLTTLPSDLMDIWPPFSEAVLSKNTDILATQRVILGLQDNPWFCDCRISKLIEFSKIVDNSVVLLDPLISCSGPESLAGILFQRAELEQCLKPSVMTSATKITSPLGSNVLLRCDATGYPTPQLTWTRSDNIPVNYTVIQETPGEGVRWSIISLTGISYKDAGEYRCKAKNLAGMSEASVTVTVVGVVTTTVSPQKYGRKQEAERQNTTQEESKPEPERTTTPLPTTPTTTALVSTERSTSVKFTEKKQSRPLFDGKKNPKAVTNGNKKQTGEISKKGEETSLNTAGMAEQNVTVKNLRVISETDERVTLTWKTVNATSNSAVTVLYSKYGEKDMLPLSTDSSKNKVTIDGLQPSTQYMACVSPKGVPPTKEQCVIFSTDRLNDENSSQFSILILASSAACVVVLPLIFFLLYKVLKLHVKPKTAKEADLAKETYVKFETLSLKPRTVSAGEQLWARRYTDESERLLLCSRSSMDSQMTFKSEGSRSEYLC